The Miscanthus floridulus cultivar M001 chromosome 6, ASM1932011v1, whole genome shotgun sequence genomic interval AAACTCCAAAATAAAAGTTAGTTTGTACATGTGGCTATGAGGGCGTATAGTTTTGTATAAAGATTCTTTTGTTTACTAATGCATTCAGGATTTTAAACCTATATTTTCAGCGCATAAACTACCTTTACAGTAATTTATTTTTAATTCAAAAAAGGATAAATTCAGTGCCTAAAAGAAATAACAATTTTTTGTCTCTTTTTCATGTAAGGAATTAATAAAGTCCATATCTTCAAAAAGATCATGATGTAATCATTGAATTAAATATAAGCAACATATTAGAAGTATAGTTTCTCTGCAAAGTTGCTTCCCTTTTGggtattaattattttttagaacTTCCAGGTATTAATTGTTGAAACGCAACTTCAAAACATAAATTTTAATGAAATAATCTTTCATGGAAAACTGTACTGTACCTTACAGCAGGATTGTTGTCTAGGTCTCCAACAAGTGTCTCATTGTCCATTTTCTTCTGGAGGATCCATTTTGTAGTCCGCCGGTTTCTTTTGTCCATCCTTAAGTCTGTTAGGAACAAGAAGGCCTTTGCAACTGCTAAAGTGCTTACTAACAGGCACACAGTGGCAGTGAGCCTTCCTGCTGTTGTTGAGAAGCTTTTGTCTCCATATCCAACTGTTGTAACAGAGATGACTGATAAATAGAAACTATCGATCCAGTTTAAGCCCTCAACTTCATGTACTATTATTGTGCAAATTGAGATAGTGCCTGCTACAACCGCTAATGCAAGTATTACTTTCATCCTCCCTCTTGACCTTTTCTTTCTAGCATCAATCATGTAGGTGTCAAACACCTTGTTAAGCTTGTTATCATCCATTGTGCTAAGTAGAACTGTTCTCTGCTTGTCCAGTACATTTGTCAACAGCCCATTTAGCATAAGGTCGATGAAACGAACACCAATTAGTAGGAACAAGCATGTGAACACCTTTGTGAAGTTAGTAAATGGGACTATGTCACCGCATCCTATTGTGCACAAACTAATGATGGTGAAGTAAAGAGCATCCACTAACTTGAATGTGGATTTCCCCTTGATGCCTTCAACATTTGTCATGTACACAAGTACCCCTATTGAGATGTATAAGATGACACTGACAATAGCCTGCCTTGTAATTGATGGTGTATATTGTGCAGCAGCAGCACGGCTTTggccatcaagctcatccacACAGGGTGCTTCTTTGCTTGATGTGAATATGGAAGGTGAAGAGTGCACCCGCTGGATATTTGGTGAGGATACCGTATTGGTACTTTCATCAGTGGGCGGCAGATGATTGAGAGTACTGAAGTAAGCGTTGAGATTACTGTTTGGGGAAAAGGAAGTTGCACACCTGCTTGGAACATCACAGGATCTTCTTCTGTCTTTCTTGGAAATGTACTTTTGGTCGCGCTGGACCAAAGGTAGCAGAGGCTCTTCCATGGAAGACATATTGGAGCTTGGATTGCTTAGTTGCAGCTTGCAGTTCTCAGGCTGGATCATCAATTTACATCCATGGTGGTTCTGCCGAGACCTTGACGATGGAAGTGGTGCCCATTAGGCATTCAAGCAGGGATGTACACTTCCCTGGCGTTTCTGGGATGAATGGACTGGTTTACATCATATCTTGAAACATATCTTTCTTATTTATTGCAACATCTATAACGTGTAGTTTCTAGTATCCTGCATCGTAGCTGAAGCAAGAGGCAACTGATGAAAGAGAAAGAATGGTGGGCATATTCTTTTGTCGGATGTCTGGAACAGAACCATAGTTTTATACTTCACAATCCCTGTGTTGTGGCAGAAATACCACGCACTGAATCACTCTTTGTTCACTGCACGTGCACTAATTATGTGTTTCTGAATTACACTTCGATGCAGGTACCCAAGACCCAAGTTGAGGATGGCTTATGAGTTGTTGGATCTTGCAAGTTGTTTCCGTGCTTGGGATggtccattggatcttaggcagtGCCATATTCTGCAGGACTCCGCCTAACAACTAGAGGGAATGTGGGGTTACCTTCTTCTCTGGTTGGAAACATATCGATTTGTTGCTGTGCTGATATCTCATTGTCGGCGATGGATATACTGATATACAGTACAGATAGCACCTACTGAAAGCTTCTCAAGCTGAAAAATCTTGACCGGAGGAGCTTGGTTGCTGATCACATCCGTATCTGTGAGTGCTCGTTATCTCTATGTGGACCTTGATTGAAGGGAGCCTGTCCCAGGTCATCCCTCTGCGTGCATTTGCATGTAGAGAAGGGTGCAGTCAAGTTGTTCAAGCCCTGTCTTGATATTTCCCGAAGACTTGAGAATTCCAATTCCAAGCAATGCTTCAAGCTTTCTGATATGAGTGTAGGCGATGATaaatttcattatttcaagatggGTTTCTGTACCCAGTAGTATATAACAAGAACAATCCATGGAGTACTAAATGAGAATGTGAGATTGTTATTGTTTCGTTTGTGGGAGATCTAGGGGAGTCCAATCTGAGAAGTGGGGATTGTAACTATTCCCCCGTTCCGAACGACACAGCCACACAGGAGCTCTCTGCTCGTTAAACATTTTTCTGTTTCAATTTTGTTTCCTGAACCTTGCGTAACGCATATATTGTGTTACTAGAGTAGAGATAGAACACGTCTATCAGTATACAACAGGCAGCAGCTCCCTTTCACGGGATTTTCTGTGTCGCCTAATCATCGGATAAGGGAAGCACAGCACTACTGTAAACCTTCAAACAAGGCTTACAATGTCCACAGCGAAATTACCATTCGGTTCATATGTGCTGGCTGTTACAGTACTTGTTTATACTGTTTCTGTGATACGCTAAAGAAACTAGCAACTCCTGGCCTCGTCACTCGTCAGCCCAACCCATCCGAGCAGTTCTGGGCCCCCACTCCAAGTCGGCCCAGTAGGCACCAGCGAGCTGCTGCTACCCAATAAACAACTAGGCCGAGCAGGAATATAGGATGGTGCAAAGCAGCAAAGGTTAGTAGATGGGCTTTGAGCCACCCACAGACTTGTTGGACTCCCCACATAATTTTTTTTATCATATAGTTTTGGAAACTAATAAAAAATACTCTAATAGACTGTGAACTACTTTTCATAAGTTTTGGAGAGGCTACATGACTCTCTAAAATGCAATATATGGTAGTTTTCTTATGAATT includes:
- the LOC136458776 gene encoding two-pore potassium channel 2-like — translated: MIQPENCKLQLSNPSSNMSSMEEPLLPLVQRDQKYISKKDRRRSCDVPSRCATSFSPNSNLNAYFSTLNHLPPTDESTNTVSSPNIQRVHSSPSIFTSSKEAPCVDELDGQSRAAAAQYTPSITRQAIVSVILYISIGVLVYMTNVEGIKGKSTFKLVDALYFTIISLCTIGCGDIVPFTNFTKVFTCLFLLIGVRFIDLMLNGLLTNVLDKQRTVLLSTMDDNKLNKVFDTYMIDARKKRSRGRMKVILALAVVAGTISICTIIVHEVEGLNWIDSFYLSVISVTTVGYGDKSFSTTAGRLTATVCLLVSTLAVAKAFLFLTDLRMDKRNRRTTKWILQKKMDNETLVGDLDNNPAVSKSDFVIYKLKEMGKIDEEDIKMISDQFDQIEFGKCERIPLADIIGKL